One part of the Vicia villosa cultivar HV-30 ecotype Madison, WI linkage group LG6, Vvil1.0, whole genome shotgun sequence genome encodes these proteins:
- the LOC131613635 gene encoding uncharacterized protein LOC131613635, with translation MTAESIHLARITAYLAETKLKATLEADLDENMALEAMLTNEGTQSNKKLDSEFERFDGIYDDEPFGFEKDPDEPHRRIKAQDPLEEIDLGENSLRRPTYMPGLSRTVVKHQLPLKLGQKPVKQAPRRFAPEVMAKIKVEIERLLKSKFIQTARYVEWLANIVPVIKKNGTLRVCIDFRDLNRATPKDEYPMPVAEMLVDSAVGLKYLSMLDGYSGYNQIFIAEEDIPKTAFRCPGALGTYEWVVMPFGLKNAGDFLGFVVHKKGIEINKNKTKAILELQAPDTKKQLQSLLGKVNFLRRFISNLSGKTKLFSSLLKLKNNDVFKWEEEHQHAFDQIKAYLTKPPILIPPNRTKSMKLYIAVSDSIIGSMLAQKDDHGVERAIYYLSRILVDAETRYSDIEKLCLCLYYSCNKLKQYMKPVDVYVSSHFDIIKHMLSKPILHSRIGKWALALTEFSLTYVPLKAMKGQIVADFIVDQGLTDVSINMVTQTTWQLYFDGSSHRNGSGIGVLIISPQGIPSTFKYKISEACSNNEVEYEALITGLRALLDLGATEVQIKGDSELVIRQITKEYKCIKENLIIYYALVILLLDKFHVVHINHVPRIENSGANKLAQISSGYRVSKYRLGELIEIKEKEVERHYPALSIAKIRGKCERKNEGLETHESGEIFEFEIFAIDNMTHADWRKPLIQYLNIPVGVTDRKIKYRALSYVMLGNELYKKTAEGVLMKCLSEAEAFIVVPEVHSGACGAHQSGHKMKWLLFRRGLYWPSMLKDCIEFAKGFQECQKFSGIQHVPASELHAIVKPWPFRGWALDLIGEIKSASSKQQKYILVGIDYFTKWIEVIPLVSVNQESVIDFIQKFIIFRYGIPVYGDFR, from the exons ATGACTGCTGAGTCAATTCATTTGGCTCGAATTACGGCTTATTTAGCCGAAACTAAATTGAAAGCGACTCTAGAAGCCGATTTAGATGAAAATATGGCTTTAGAGGCCATGCTCACCAACGAAGGTACTCAATCTAACAAAAAATTAGATTCTGAGTTTGAAAGGTTTGATGGGATTTATGATGACGAACCCTTTGGGTTCGAAAAGGATCCAGACGAACCTCATAGAAGGATCAAAGCTCAAGATCCTCTCGAGGAGATCGACTTGGGTGAAAATTCACTTCGACGACCAACTTAT atgcctggtttgagTCGAACTGTGGTAAAACATCAATTGCCATTAAAATTGGGACAAAAGCCAGTAAAACAAGCTCCAAGAAGATTCGCCCCAGAAGTCATGGCGAAAATCAAAGTAGAGATTGAACGACTTTTAAAAAGCAAGTTCATTCAAActgcaaggtatgtcgaatggttagctaatatagtacctgtcatTAAGAAAAATGGGACACTTCGTGTGTGTATAGATTTCAGGGATCTGAATCGTGCTACTCccaaagatgaatatcccatgcctgtggctgAAATGTTAGTTGACTCAGCTGTAGGTTTGAAGTATTTGAGTATGTTAGATGGTTATTCAggatataaccaaatttttattgcTGAAGAGGACATACCTAAAACAGCATTtagatgcccaggtgctttaggtacTTATGAATGGGTGGTGATGccgtttggtttaaaaaatgctg gggatttccttgGTTTCGTGGTGCATAaaaaaggcattgagataaacaaAAATAAGACCAAGGCAATTTTGGAGTTGCAAGCGCCAGACACAAAAAAGCAGTTGCAATCATTGTTGGGGAAagttaatttcttgaggagatttatctcaaatctGAGTGGAAAGACGAAGCTCTTTTCGTCGTTGCTCAAACTCAAGAATAATGATGTATTCAAATGGGAAGAGGAACATCAACATGCGTTTGATCAAATCAAGGCTTACTTGACGAAGCCTCCTATTTTAATACCCCCAAATAGAACTAAGAGCATGAAATTGTACATAGCTGTATCTGATTCGATAATAGGGAGCATGTTAGCCCAAAAAGATGAtcatggcgtcgaaagagctatttattatctaagtcgaaTTTTAGTGGATGCAGAAACTAGATATTCTGATATTGAAAAGCTATGTTTATGTTTGTACTACTCATGTAATAAGTTAAAGCAATATAtgaagcctgttgatgtgtatgtctCGTCTCATTTCGATAttattaagcatatgttatcTAAACCTATTTTGCATAGCAGAATTGGTAAATGGGCGCTAGCTTTAACTGAATTCTctttaacatatgttcctttgaaagctatgaaaggacagaTAGTAGCTGATTTCATAGTTGATCAAGGATTGACCGATGTATCAATAAATATGGTCACTCAGACTACGTGGCAGTTATATTTTGATGGTTCTAGTCATAGAAATGGGTCAGGTATAGGGGTTTTGATTATATCTCCCCAGGGAATACCTTCGACATTTAAGTACAAAATTAGTGAAGCTTGTTCTAATAATGAGGTAGAATATGAAGCTTTGATTACAGGATTGAGAGCTCTTTTGGACTTAGGGGCTACTGAAGTCCAAATAAAAGGGGACTCTGAGCTTGTTATTCGACAGATTACAAAAGAGTATAAATGTATTAAAGAAAATTTAATCATTTACTATGCTTTAGTAATCTTGTTATTGGATAAATTTCATGTGGTGCATATAAATCATGTGCCTAGGATTGAAAACAGTGGAGCAAATAAGCTAGCACAAATTTCATCAGGATATAGAGTTTCTAAATATCGACTGGGGGAGTTAATTGAAATCAAAGAAAAAGAAGTCGAACGTCACTACCCTGCTTTGTCAATAGCAAAAATTAGGGGGAAATGTGAAAGGAAAAACGAAGGTTTGGAAACTCATGAAAGTGGtgaaatttttgaatttgaaatttttgcCATTGACAATATGACACATGCTGATTGGCGAAAACCATTGATACAGTATTTAAACATTCCAGTTGGGGTGACTGATCGGAAGATTAAGTATAGGGCTTTGAGTTATGTCATGTTGGGAAATGAACTATATAAGAAGACAGCTGAAGGTGTTTTAATGAAATgtttaagtgaagctgaagcatttATAGTTGTACCCGAAGTACATAGTGGTGCTTGTGGAGCACACCAATCAGGACAtaagatgaaatggcttttgtttcgacgAGGGTTATACTGGCCATcaatgttaaaagattgtattgaatTTGCAAAAGGGTTCCAAGAATGCCAGAAGttttcaggtattcaacatgtACCTGCCAGTGAATTACATgcaatagtgaaaccttggccgTTTCGAGGTTGGGCTTtagatttaataggagaaataaAATCTGCTTCTTCTAAACAGCAAAAGTATATTTTGGTTGGGATAGATTATTTTACGAAATGGATAGAGGTTATTCCATTGGTGAGTGTTAATCAAGAAAGTGTGATTGATTTCatacaaaaatttataatttttaggtATGGGAtacctgtttacggtgatttccggtaa
- the LOC131611494 gene encoding vacuolar-processing enzyme-like, whose amino-acid sequence MIEKNKYWVALIVLMWMSLTVRVLGHSESTKWALLVAGSRGYDNYRHQADVCHAYQILKNGGLKDENIIVFMYDDIAFNPENPRQGILINHPNGSDVYHGVPKDYVGDDGNERNFFAVLSGNKTAVKGGSGKVLNSGPNDTIFIYYADHGTTGLVGLPDGGILFGKDFVDALKKKHHAKSYKEMVIYMEACEAGSMFEGLLPNDINIYVTTASNAIENSYAFYCSDSPIPPPHEYTICLGDLYSISWMEDSETKDMTKETLKQQYEIVQKRTIGQQAGSHVMQYGDLKINNNFLSTYIGAKHANVNVDHESYTTPTRHISQRDGRLIYLKTKFERALNGSLNKLKAQKELEDEIAHRKHVDNTFQHISNLLFGKENGSTMMVHVRAPGQPLVDNWDCFKTLIKTYEGHCSTLSNYGRKYLRAFANMCNAGISVKQMVVSASQACPKK is encoded by the exons ATGATTGAGAAGAACAAATATTGGGTTGCATTGATAGTCTTAATGTGGATGAGTTTAACTGTGAGAGTATTAGGACATAGTGAGTCCACAAAATGGGCATTACTAGTTGCTGGATCTAGAGGTTATGATAATTATAGGCACCAAGCTGATGTTTGTCATGCTTACCAAATATTAAAAAATGGTGGTCTTAAAGATGAAAATATTATCGTTTTTATGTATGATGACATTGCCTTTAATCCTGAAAATCCAAGGCaaggtattttaattaatcatccaAATGGTTCTGATGTTTACCATGGAGTTCCCAAG GATTATGTTGGAGATGATGGAAATGAAAGGAATTTTTTTGCAGTACTTAGTGGTAATAAAACTGCTGTAAAAGGTGGTAGTGGTAAAGTATTAAATAGTGGGCCAAATGATACCATTTTCATTTACTATGCAGACCATGGCACTACTGGTTTAGTGG GTTTGCCAGATGGTGGCATTCTTTTTGGCAAAGATTTTGTAGACGCGTTGAAGAAGAAACATCATGCTAAATCCTATAAAGAAATG GTTATATACATGGAAGCATGTGAAGCTGGGAGTATGTTTGAAGGACTTCTTCCAAATGATATAAATATTTATGTAACTACGGCATCCAATGCAATCGAGAATAGTTATGCATTTTACTGTTCAGACTCTCCTATTCCACCACCGCATGAATATACAATTTGTTTAGGAGATTTGTACAGTATTTCGTGGATGGAAGATAG TGAAACAAAGGATATGACAAAAGAGACTTTGAAACAACAATATGAAATT GTTCAGAAGAGAACAATAGGTCAGCAAGCTGGTTCTCATGTGATGCAATATGGTGATTTAAAGATTAACAATAATTTTCTATCTACATACATTGGTGCAAAGCATGCTAATGTTAATGTTGACCATGAATCATATACAACTCCTACAAGGCATATTAGTCAAAGAGATGGTCGTTTAATTTATCTTAAGACCaag tttgaaagggcttTAAATGGTTCACTGAATAAGCTAAAAGCACAAAAGGAGTTAGAAGATGAAATTGCTCATAGAAAACATGTTGACAACACTTTTCAACATATAAGTAATCTCTTGTTTGGGAAAGAGAATGGTTCCACAATGATGGTCCATGTTCGTGCTCCCGGCCAGCCTCTTGTTGATAATTGGGATTGTTTCAAGACGCTT ATAAAAACTTATGAAGGTCATTGTAGTACCTTGTCAAACTATGGAAGGAAATACTTAAGAGCTTTTGCTAATATGTGCAATGCTGGCATTAGTGTGAAACAAATGGTTGTCTCAGCCTCACAAGCTTGTCCGAAGAAATAA